Proteins from one Oryza sativa Japonica Group chromosome 12, ASM3414082v1 genomic window:
- the LOC4351621 gene encoding pentatricopeptide repeat-containing protein At1g80270, mitochondrial yields the protein MWALRRAGNPLRVRAHQALSARGCANLEVILNADAKNVEEHHEGDCQKLDCCHQPKPLVCQPSFSSGRFMWSRGFSSQAGASSGDKQDELEEGFSDLEVPPEAHKKDLDLTSDESSDEDTIDAIGLSEVEADAKPEEPIKKSQSTLLKALLESPRVDVAGALKKWLNDGNTLDRSELFYVLLILRRRKLYIKALQLLEYVEESKLIDLGERDYASRVDLVAKTHSIYKAEKYIENVPASHRGEIVYRTLLANCVAIANVKKAEQVFNKMKDLGFPVSVFSCNQLLLLYKRVDKKKLGDVLTMMEKENVKPSLFTYKLLVDTKGAARDIEDMEKVIQAMQADGIEPDLLFQATIARHYIFGGYREKSEAILEQMVGDDINENRSACKFVLPLYAFLGKNDDVERIWKVCEANARLDECMSAIEAFGKLGDVEKAEEIFDNMFKTWKTLSSKYYNAMLKVYANKKLFDKGKELAKRMGDDGCRLGPYTLDSLVKLYSDAGEVEKADSILHKLSYKNKIKPMYTTYLMLLDSYSKKGDVHNAEKLFSKVRQMGYTGRIRQYQLLLEAYLNAKTPPYGFKERMKADDIFPNRAVASLLAATDPFNRKNAMSELLD from the exons atgtgggCGCTCCGCCGCGCGGGCAACCCCCTCAG GGTCCGTGCCCACCAAGCTTTGAGTGCCCGTGGTTGTGCAAACCTTGAAGTAATTCTAAATGCAGATGCAAAGAATGTGGAAGAGCATCATGAGGGGGACTGTCAGAAATTGGATTGCTGTCATCAACCAAAGCCATTGGTCTGCCAACCATCATTCTCATCAGGCCGTTTCATGTGGAGTAGGGGTTTCTCTTCTCAGGCCGGTGCAAGTTCTGGTGATAAGCAGGATGAGTTGGAGGAAGGGTTTTCTGATCTGGAGGTTCCACCAGAAGCTCATAAAAAGGATTTAGATTTGACATCCGATGAGAGTTCTGATGAGGACACCATTGATGCAATTGGCTTGTCTGAAGTGGAGGCTGATGCAAAACCTGAGGAGCCGATAAAGAAGTCACAATCCACTCTTCTTAAGGCTTTGCTGGAATCTCCAAGGGTTGATGTCGCTGGAGCATTGAAAAAATGGCTTAATGATGGCAATACATTGGATAGAAGTGAGCTCTTTTATGTCCTTCTTATTCTTCGGAGGCGGAAGCTCTACATCAAAGCCTTGCAG CTTCTGGAGTATGTTGAAGAATCCAAACTAATTGATCTTGGAGAACGTGATTATGCTTCACGCGTGGATTTGGTAGCTAAAACCCACAGTATTTACAAAGCTGAAAAGTACATTGAGAATGTTCCTGCATCTCATAGGGGTGAGATTGTATACAGGACTCTTTTGGCTAACTGTGTGGCTATAGCCAATGTGAAAAAAGCAGAACAAGTCTTCAATAAGATGAAGGACCTTGGATTTCCAGTTAGCGTATTTTCTTGCAATCAGCTTCTGCTACTCTACAAGAGAGTGGACAAGAAGAAGCTTGGTGATGTTCTCACAATGATGGAAAAGGAGAATGTGAAGCCTTCCCTCTTCACTTATAAGCTCCTTGTAGATACCAAGGGTGCTGCTAGAGATATTGAAGATATGGAAAAGGTCATTCAGGCAATGCAAGCGGATGGAATTGAACCAGATCTTCTGTTTCAAGCCACAATTGCAAGGCACTACATATTTGGTGGTTATCGTGAGAAATCTGAGGCAATTTTGGAGCAAATGGTGGGGGATGATATCAATGAAAACCGTTCTGCTTGCAAATTTGTTTTACCCCTGTATGCTTTTCTTGGCAAAAATGATGATGTTGAAAGGATCTGGAAGGTTTGTGAGGCCAATGCTCGTCTAGATGAGTGCATGTCTGCAATAGAGGCTTTTGGTAAGCTTGGGGATGTTGAAAAGGCTGAGGAGATATTTGACAATATGTTCAAGACATGGAAGACACTTTCGTCCAAATACTACAATGCTATGCTGAAGGTGTATGCCAACAAAAAGCTTTTTGACAAGGGGAAGGAGCTAGCAAAGCGGATGGGTGATGATGGTTGCAGACTAGGGCCCTATACATTGGATTCACTTGTGAAGCTCTATTCGGATGCAGGAGAGGTGGAGAAAGCTGATTCCATATTGCATAAGCTATCATATAAGAACAAGATTAAGCCTATGTACACCACATACTTGATGCTGCTTGATAGTTATTCCAAGAAAGGAGACGTCCATAATGCAGAGAAATTGTTCAGCAAGGTGCGGCAGATGGGTTATACTGGGAGGATTAGACAGTATCAGCTGCTTCTTGAGGCATATCTGAATGCAAAGACCCCACCTTATGGATTCAAGGAGAGGATGAAGGCTGATGACATTTTCCCCAATAGGGCTGTGGCGTCTTTGCTTGCTGCTACCGATCCATTCAACAGGAAGAACGCAATGTCTGAATTGCTCGATTAG
- the LOC9271666 gene encoding sodium/pyruvate cotransporter BASS2, chloroplastic, protein MAPLLLLLPPLRLLPATLLRATSRPASPRRGLSYSYPRRVAAVLRQCRAAAPPPPAPPDAVPRWHAALAAAAGLYPAYVTAGAAVAVARPDAFRWFVALAPGSYTFALGLIMLAMGLTLELREFLALLRERPLSILFGCAAQYTIMPAFGAIVSRVLGLSPPISVGLILLGCCPGGTASNVVTLVAKGDVPLSIVMTVCSTLGAVFLTPLLTKILAGAYVPVDAVKLSLSTLQVVVAPILLGSSIQSAFPSVVKFVTPFAPLLAVLTSSLLACSVFSENFVRLRSTIADASYGNGGLFSGDIGVVMLSVFLLHCAGFVVGYTTAAIGGFKERQRRAISIEVGMQNSSLGVVLATAHFSSSLVALPAALSAVIMNIMGSTLGLVWQFMTPPDSKNENR, encoded by the exons atggctcccctcctcctcctcctccccccactccgcctcctccccgccaCCCTCCTCCGCGCCACAAGCCGCCCGGCGTCGCCAAGGCGCGGCCTCTCCTACTCCTACCCCaggcgcgtcgccgccgtcctgcgACAATgccgcgccgcggcgccgcctccgcctgctCCTCCGGATGCCGTGCCCCGGTGGCACGCGGCGCTCGCGGCTGCGGCGGGGCTGTACCCGGCGTACGTGACGGCCGGCGCCGCGGTGGCCGTGGCGCGGCCCGATGCGTTCCGGTGGTTCGTCGCGCTGGCGCCGGGGTCGTACACGTTCGCCCTGGGACTCATCATGCTCGCCATGGGCCTCACCCTCGAGCTCCGGGAGTTCTTGGCTCTCCTCCGCGAGAGGCCCCTCTCC ATATTGTTTGGTTGTGCTGCACAGTACACCATAATGCCTGCCTTTGGAGCAATTGTTAGCCGGGTGCTGGGGCTCTCTCCACCAATATCAGTGGGACTAATTCTGCTAGGATGCTGTCCTGGAGGAACTGCTTCCAATGTG GTGACTTTAGTTGCTAAAGGTGATGTTCCACTATCAATCGTCATGACTGTGTGCAGCACTCTTGGTGCAGTGTTCCTTACTCCACTGTTAACAAAAATTCTTGCTGGTGCTTATGTTCCAGTGGACGCGGTGAAGCTTTCCTTAAGTACTCTGCAG GTGGTTGTTGCTCCAATTCTATTAGGTTCCTCTATACAAAGTGCATTCCCATCAGTAGTTAAATTTGTTACTCCTTTTGCCCCTCTTCTAGCGGTCTTAACTTCATCACTTCTGGCGTGCAG CGTGTTCTCTGAGAACTTTGTACGGCTGAGATCAACAATTGCTGATGCATCATATGGGAATGGAGGCCTGTTTTCTGGGGATATTGGGGTTGTGATGCTGTCTGTCTTCTTGCTGCACTGTGCTGGTTTTGTTGTCGG GTACACGACAGCAGCTATAGGTGGTTTCAAGGAAAGACAAAGGAGAGCGATATCCATTGAG GTAGGGATGCAGAATTCATCCTTAGGAGTAGTATTAGCAACTGCACATTTCTCCTCTTCCTTGGTCGCCTTGCCAGCTGCACTCTCCGCTGTCATCATGAACATAATGGGTAGCACATTAGGTCTTGTATGGCAATTTATGACACCGCCTGATTCGAAGAACGAAAACCGTTGA